From Lucilia cuprina isolate Lc7/37 chromosome 4, ASM2204524v1, whole genome shotgun sequence:
agcactttcaaataaaacaaaaaaaaattaatgtagtaataacaacaatgatttatttaaaaatatttgtattgtttgaaaatataaatcttaCCCGATTAACGCACTTGGAAATAAAGCTATGGAGCttcatttcataaaaaaactcttaaaaatattttttattttttatactccATCTTCATCATCGTCAACATGATGGTGATGATGCTGCATTATATCCAATGTTAAATAAGTTACTTGGGGagaaacctttttttttttgatttatttaagttttaaatattgtttgcgaccaaatatgtaacaaatttagaagaaagaaaaaaacgttCAATTGTTTTTGACGGTCTAAGTACCACATGTGAAGTACTCTTtccttttcatttcttttaatgattttatcgTGTGTTTGGCGGCCTCATTAACTATATATGCAATTTATTAACGATGTACAGTTGGTCATGTGTTACGGTAAAAAGTAGAGCACATAACAGTCTCATAAATCCTAAATGGAATACCagactaactaattaactaactaactaactacataactaactaactaatctatctatctatctatctatctctctatatatctatctatctatctatctatctatctatctatctatctatctatctatctatctatctatctatctatctatctatctatctatctttctatctatctatctatctatctatctatctatctatctatctatctatctatctatctatctatctatctatctatctatctatctatctatctatctatctatctacccatctatctatctatctatctatctatctatctatctatctatctctctatcaatctatctatctatatatttatctatctatctatctatctatctatctatctatctatctatctgtctatttatctatctatctatctatctatctatctatctatctatctatctatctatctatctatctaactaacaaaCCAAGTAACTATctacatatatacaatatatcTTCGGAAtccattaaaattgttttgtttaggGTTCTAACCCAGAAAAAAATTCCATTgcaaagtaatgagttaaaatgctaataaaacctcttttcagtacttcttcattagcattttaacgcAATTTTTGaccacggtgatgtcattggagataactacttctacgctcgcttacaaattgGGAGTTAGagaagtatattttgcttacgAGGAAGTTgatgagtaagttgttttgttttttataataaaaaggagCCATTGAGAATGCGATCTAGGGAGCTCGGTTTGtaagttaaatgttttactCACTGTACcactgcttagctattttattatGCGTCAAAAGATACAAActtaatgttgttttctttttatacccttcaccttagtgagaagtgtatatataattttgtcattccgtttgtaatttctataatataattttccgaccctataaagtatatatattctagatccttatagatagcggagtcgattaagccatgtccctctgtctgtctgcctgtcagttgaaattaattttctgaagactccagatatcttcaagatccaaatcttcaataattctgtcagacatgctttcgagaagtttcctattgaaaatcaggaaaatcggtctataaataactgagatatgggtaaaaatctgagactacctctgaaaatttcctcaacaaattataaataaaagcataaaaacaacaacaaggtgATAATACAgcacatatttgtttgagggtggtaatacagttagtttaacggtggtagtacagtacaacggttaatatttctttctgctacagtttacatttgtttgtgtgtgtgttatgtgtgacatgtatgcagagatacaaaataaataaaaactgttttttaaaacatacttggtgaagggtatataagattcggcacagccgaatatagaaatctgacttgtttataaaacttttgaataatttaaataaaatgtgcaaacaaaatgacaatgccgaaaataaagtacttctatatcagattaaaagaaagtgATTAAACGAGTACTTCGAAGTAATGCAGATGGTATGCTAAtattcattgaaaagtaagtggttattgAAGTACAAACCATTACTGATTTATTGCTGAATTGCTTCCTTATTCGTTTACAAATTTTCGTAGCGAGATTTATATTAATGTGCACCATTTGAGATGCACAGTGACTGTGGCGTTTAATTTCAgatttctttccaaaaatagtagtttaaaatttcattttaaattattacattcTGATGAACTAAAAACTATGATATAATTTGAAGAGAGTATTCTTTTGAACAACTGATAACAAGTCAAATTACTAAAGTACGCataaattttacatatgtattcgGATATatcttttaattgtaaaaagtacataaaaatCCACTTTTTTGCTGACATACATTTAATAAATCACTTCATAGACAAGTTGAAAATTTGTTGGGGAGGAAGCTGTTGATAATGTAATATccggttttaaataaaaaataaggtgTCTTATGAAACAAGGTTAATATTAGTCTTTAATCAGTAATGgccaaattttaattgatttatttaaataaatattaacacacTTATGAGAAAAAagcgaaattaaaaataaaaaatttttcaaatgcatTTCAACGTCTTACAACCggaattaaattgtattaaagttaataaaataaaaactcataactttttgcaaaattttattgtagACTAAAAGAgtattaacaaacaatttaatatataataaacaattcaTTCCTCTAACAGGGAGTTAATActgtaatagaaaataaaaataaaaaatctcatttattTTTCATGACCATTACACTACTTACATGTTTCACCACTCTTGTAACGAATACAATTCAACTGTTCCACCAAACACTTATTGTCATAGGGTTCACAAGGTCCCGAACCAGCTCGAGCATTAACCTTAGGTCCACCTCCAGCACATAGTACTGCAACATTGCCATAACAATTCGGTGGAGCCTGACCGGAGcaataaattgcaaataatgCGATGAgaacaaaaattgttattaaaccgttaaatttcattttacaacTGTTAGAGAAAACATTCTAAAATTGGGctttttataagaatattttccttagaacttttttttatatttaataatttgttttttgtaattattactAAATGTAATCACCAAGTTGAAGTGTTAAGATGTAATTAAgagatatttgtttgtttagtttatttgaaTCACATaacaatctgtgatcactataaTTAATCAGCAAGTTtagtaaaaattctttataattattaaactgaaattaaaatcattaattatAGTTGTAAAAGTCGTTGAAATCATTATAACGAAAATGTTTGTTCATTAAAATTCAAGTGTTAAAGTAGACGTTAAGGTGTAGGTGtctttatactctacaccactttagtggggagggtatattgggttttttgctgatgtttgtaatgaacaataatattggtcctataaccaccttaaagtataccaatcggatcagaataattttctgagtcgacttAGCTATGTAAACTTTGAAATCAAACTACCGGTCGCAATTTCGCAGATAATTCAAcgaaatttagcacatgatcttttattgatgattgaaatctgtgatcacttttatttcataccataaaccgatattttaagtgaaaacataaaagtccgtttttctcgaaaactataagaaaaacagcaaaaacaatcgaaatctgtgatcacttttatttcataccagaaaccgatattttgagtgaaaacattaaagtccttttttagaaaatcaagcgatcacttttatttcataaaaaaccgatattttgattgaaaacataaaagtccgttcttcccgaaaactataagagatacaacagaaacaagtgaaatctgtgatcacttttatttcatacaacaaaaacaagtgaaatctgtgatcacttttatttcacaccaaaaaccagtattttgagtgaaaacataaaggtctctttttctcgaaaactataagagacacagcaaaaacaagtgaaatctgtgatcacttttatttcaaaccaaaaaccaatattgtgagtgaaaacaaaaggtctctttttctcgaaaactataagagatacagcaaaaacaagagaaatctgtgatcactcttatttcataccaaaaaccaacattttgtgtgaaaacataaaagtccgtttttctaaaaaactataagagatacagcaaaagcaagggaaatatgtgatcactcttatttcataccaaaaaccaacattttgtgtgaaaacattaaagtccgtttttctaaaaaactataagagatacagcaaaagcaagggaaatctgtgatcacttttatttcataccaaaaaccgatattttaagtgaaaacataaaagtccgtttttttcgaaaactataagagatacagcaaaaacaagtgaaatctgtgatcacttttatttcataccaaaaaccgatattttgaataaaaacatcaaagtccttttttcttgaaaactataagagatacagcaaaaacaagtgaaatctgtgatcacttttatttcatactaaaaaccgatattttgagtgaaaacttaaaagtccgttcctctcgaaaactataagagatactgcaaaaacaagtgaaatctgtgatcacttttatttcataccaaaaaccgataatctgagtgaaaacataaaagtccgtttttctcgaaaactataagagctacagcaaaaacaagtgaaatctgtgatcacttttatttcataccaaaaaccagtatttttgagtgaaaacataaaagtccgtttttctcaaaaactataagagatacagcaaaaacaagcgaaaactgtgatcacttttacatCATGCCAAAACCagtatttttgagtgaaaacataaaagtccgtttttctcgaaaactataagagatacagcaaaaacaagtgaaatctgtgatcacttttatttcataccaaaaaccgataatttgagtgaaaacataaaagtccgtttttctcgaaaactataagagatacataccaaaaaacagatattttgagtgaaaatataaagtccgtttttctcgaaaactataagagatacagcaaaaacaagtgaaatctgtgatcacttttatttcataccaaaaaccgatattttgagtgaaaacataaaagtccgtttttctcgaaaactataagagatacagcaaaaacaagtgaaatctgtgatcacttttatttcataccaaaagccgataatttgagtgaaaacataaaagtctgtttttctcgaaaactataagagatacataccaacaaacagatattttgattgaaaatataaaagtccgttttcctcgaaaactataagagatacagcaaaaacaagtgaaatctgtgatcacttctatttcataacaaaaaccgatattttgagtgaaaacataaaagtccgtttttctcaagaactataagagatacagcaaaaacaaacgaaatctgtgatcacttttacatCATGCCAAAACCagtatttttgagtgaaaacataaaagtccgtttttctcgaaaactataacagatacataccaaaaaacagatattttgagtgaaaatataaagtccgtttttctagaaaactataagagatacagcaaaaacaagt
This genomic window contains:
- the LOC111681307 gene encoding uncharacterized protein LOC111681307, with amino-acid sequence MKFNGLITIFVLIALFAIYCSGQAPPNCYGNVAVLCAGGGPKVNARAGSGPCEPYDNKCLVEQLNCIRYKSGETLLTPC